ttattattttataagaaattcatttttgtgaaaataagttaAAACTACCGTCAATAGTTAAGATTTAACTTTGTGTTAATGCATAAAaagaatatacatataatataatatgttgagcaCTTATTTTGTAGCAACACTTTAGAGAATTAAATTGTTCAGTGAGTTGCtattttgtgattatattttgtgtaaatcaTAGTAGTAAATATTATACTGATGCGCTATACGTCTGGGATATTATTTTTGCCTTAGAACATCTCATATCTTGTGTGTTTCCCGAAAGTGACGAGTAATAAGTATCGAGCACGTGGGAAACTTGTATTATGATGTTTACAGAGTGATACTTTGTaatgaattttgtttacatacTGTAACGTATGAGCGTGCGTTACGTAGTGTCGAACAGCGGAAAATGTCACGTAATGCCTTGTGTAGTATTCGCATGATACAGCGAGACTCAGGCGACGGAAGACCCTGGTGAATGTCCTTTGGCTATGAGTCTGTGTCGGTGACATAGTTAGTGAGATCTTTAAAATTACTAAACAGGGATGGGACATTTGGTAAGGTTCTACCGAACGAAAGAAAAATGAACATGACACGACGTTAAACTATATATtaaccctcttattcataatggtgcgctaactttaaacagccgcttaggagtgttttttctcattctgacttatgtcaatagaagaagacagagtgagaattagcaatgctttaagttagcagactattatgaataagggatgTGATGGGTGGGTGTTTAcgtttttattgcattttatgaaataagaattaatgatttatttttatattttcattcgtTTGGCGTGATGCGTAGCGTCTACGGAAGATGCGTGGAGCGTCGTGAGGCACCGTGTGCTGATTTTTCCATCGCGGAATCTGCTATTGACGCTGCGGTGTGAACCTGCAGGGTGGCACCTGTACATGCTAATTTACGTGGTATGCTGATATGCATTCTTTGGTATGTTCTGGtggtttattgaaaaattttaaatttgttacgaTAGAGGAGCATAGTGCACATATGAAATGTAGTAACTATATAACTTAAAAGGCGTGCTCGTGCACATTGTTGTTTCATTATTGTTGTAGGAACAAGATTGTTTTGTTGAATTCTTGATATAGTCTGAATTTTAAACAACCGTGTGGCGCtgtatttaattgtaatattgataatatCTTGATCTACAAAAccgattttaaattttgtgttaACATTAGAAAGTCACTTTTTTCTATTGTATCATAGGCTATATAACAAATGAAAAGCCGTTTTCGTTTCGTCTGCGATTCTGTCCTTACAAAAAACtgtcgaacactaaaaataatttatatagcaaaacaatgtttgctgggtcagctagtttattataaagatgacttttattatttattatcttttgaTCGGAGTGTATAGCAGAATAGTGTACAGAGTTTCCCACAAAAGTTATGTAAGTTACTTTTTGTAATCGATATTTTGAATGTCTTCGTACAATgagaaatttatttcaaattatttacatatgtgttaagtattatgtaaacTTCACTGCGTGAACTACACAGTGAGTTACCATGAGTGTGAAATTAGATGGCGCTGTATTATTAAGATGGTATTTTCTAAACacgctttaaatatttttagccgTTACATAGGTTAGttgtattttttggaataaatgtcTTCGCTCAGTGAACAGTTATTGTCATGTGTAAGCGCATTAGTTGGAAAGTGTAcaatatgacttaataattgttaacactatttatattaaagataataaaataaaacttaaataaacttacaaaattaattaattagaaatagtaaatatcattaagaacgctgtcggcaggtaaggtgcccatgaagctggcaaagttacctctttgtatggccaaacttatcctttgacaaaGGTACGTACCAGTTCTAGGGTCACCAGTAAAATAAGTTAGACGCCTGAATAActcttttatgagtttttgtgccgatgaaccccaaggacccatcgtctccaccccaaagggaacaaatatgtatccatcatcGAGTGATtcatatttcctccgctttagaTTTTCGGCAGTTTCCGCCGCTGCACCTCCCGCTCTAGATGTGTAttcaatatgagagggggctTGCGTGTCCACACAAAtcgcatcccacaccagtgGCTTTCCACGACTCCAAGGAATCATCGTCAATGTATCAGGCCTCTTaccaatatacaataatgtaaatatcatacCACTGTTGACGACGTGGTCTGACAACCATTTGTGAACCATAAATCTTTATTACTCTCTAGCTAAAGGCCGACTGTTGCCCTAATTAAATTTACGGGTGCCGTAACCTATACCAGATCGCAGCGTTAATGTTTctcttattttgtaataaaatattcttttgcGCTTCGAACaacaactttatttattattagaatatatgtattatacaagaaaaatggacaaaaatatggttcatccagtcgaaagttttgaggtaacaaacataaaaaaaaaataacataccgacgaattgagaagcTCTTCCTtttcttgaagtcggttaataaggtgaaaaaataaatatttcaattcaaataaataacagtGTATTTAGGATATAAAATGGTAAATTTTGAACAAATTACTTGAAAAAGAAATTGATTTtggaaaagataaaaataaaaaagcaaaaacttggttttttgaattcttcacaaaaattttgaggttatgtgaaaaacttgtaaatacaagagttgtagatctttttattacctacaactatGCGATttgacttttttccataggacttgaaGTTTTGTCGGAAATCGAGATTTTCCGtttttttaccataaaaccCCCTTTTCCACTCCCctacctcagatcgcccgtcatttatttttccttttatttttgttatattctcttccgtttccaatgggtttcaacctactattattttttcactttttatcattttcaaaggcttcaatACTGGTCtatattgcgctatcgtacgcaaaaatgacaaaatatatgacataaaaatttaacacttctgTACAAATCGCCCCTTTTCCACTTAACGACCTCAGAtaactcaataaaaaaattaaatttattgtctTCCTGTTCCGATGAgattcatcctactattatttttttttaatattttatcattttcaaatgcGTCAGCACTGATCTATAAGCTCATAATATACTTacaattatatgtatatatttcatATGATAAATTTCGAAAATTAAATACGCTTTTGAGTTCGTAGCACATCTatacaaaacatcaaaaattccTTCCTTGTTTGTCCTTCACTAACGTGACCTAtggaaataaatttgaatgaagTTACATATAGTATTGAATGAAGttacatattatacataatcTTTATCTGTTGTGTTCATACAAATACCAAAACGTCATCCCACAGATGAACTAATATAAGAGAtcaccttagattaaggattggtctccgctgcactcaaatgcttttatattacggcaactattggATGCTTcaacacaaaacaaacaaaaaaacttaaacCCATTAGTCCCCTCCTGGGAAGAATATTCACAGGATGGAATAGTAGACGCTTTGGAGAGGGCTTTGCTGTCCTCTCCACCCGCGTCACACTCGAATGTCGAGGAGCCGAGACGGATGGTAGAGGAAAGTGCATCAAGCGCTTCCGAATTGCCCCAACCGACGGCCCAGACTGATGAGGCTCCCAAGAGGGTTCGAAACCGCTTGGGAGGTGCCGCTAGGAAGAGGTACAAGAAACTGATCGCTGGGGTAGGAGCCGAAGAGGCCCTCGCCCTATGCAGGATGCCTTGGGACCAAATCCTAAAGGAGAGGCCTACCCCTGAGCTGAAAGCGCTAAAGCGCGCACGCTCTGAAGAAGACTCTCCCAAGTTGCAACCTCGCAAAACGAGTAGGTTGATTCCTCAGACCGAGCAAGCTGGTGTCATTAAACCCAGCTATAAGGACACAGTAGGTTCCACAcgattagggatccgtaattcGGACGCTATGAGTGAGGAACAGATGAAACTTGTCCACCGAGCCCTAATCCTGGCCATTTCTAAAATGACCACAAAGGGCATGGGACCAAGTTTCTGGGTTTCTCACACAGGCCAGGCTGGATTTTGATCACGTGCGCTAATCAAAAAAGTCAAGACTGGCTGGGAGAAGTTCCCAATTTAAAACCGTGGCCCAAGGCGCAGCTCTCCATTATCGATGAGAAAGAACTGCCAAAACCTCAAACGGTCACAACTTTTATTCCGGAGAGCGAAGCATCTAGCGTAGATGAAGCGCTCTTCCTACTGCGGTTACAGAACGAAGGACTCAACACAGAGATCTGGAAGGTGCTATATGACAGGGTCGAGACAGGAGGTCGAGTAACGACCTTCAACGTTGACGACCCGTCTGCTGAAGCCCTGAAAGCTGTGGAGTCCAAAGCGATCATTGGATTCAAGAGGGTCAGCTTCAAATTTAAGAGTGGAACTACCAGCACTCTTGCAACCTCTACGAACCCAACAGTCCCACAAGGGTCGGCTCTGGCCCAGGTAGGGGTACAGAACGCTCCGGGCACCTCCAGAGTTGGTACCACAACTATATCTATTCCAGCACTGACAGAGGCTCCAAGTACATCTGTAATTGGAGCCTCGGTTTCCTCTGTCAGAGCTGGACCTATAACTAAAGGTCCAACTAAGGGCAAATCGCAGGCCGGACGTCCTGGCGGTGAAAAACCGCACAAAAGGACGATTAGACCTGCAAAAGACAAAAAGCCCTAAAAATGGCACCCAAGGGTCAACCGGCGAGGATTCTTCAAGCTAACCTCCACCATGCTGTAGCTGCCACTGCAGTAATGGAGCGCTGTCTTGGAGAAGGAACAGCAGACCTTGCCATCATTCAAGAACCTTGGGTTGCCGGCACTTCCATCCTAGGACTAAATACTGCTGGTAAGACCTTATTTTACGCCTGTGGTGTGCCGCCTCGAGCCTGCATAATCTTTAACAAAAATGTTGAGTTCTTGCCTGTTACAGAGTTATGCTCCGACGACTCAGTGGCGGCTTATGTAAATATCAAAGGGTGGACTGGGTCTAGAGTAATCATTTGCTCGGCCTATCTGCCCGGAGAACACAGTGACCCTACCAACATCATCAGGCCTGTGGTGGAATATGCGCGGAAGCACAAGGCCGAACTACTGGTTGGGTGCGATGCCAACGCTCACCACTACGCATGGGGGAGCACTAACATCAATAATAGAGGTGAGATTCTAAATGATTTCCTTAACTCTAACCATCTTGACCTTCTTAACATAGGTTGTACTCCTACCTTTGTAACCAGAGCAAGGCAGGAAGTTTTGGACATAACCTTCGCTACGAAAAATCTTGCCAGACATATCCTAAACTGGAAGGTAAGTAATGAAAACTCCATGTCCGACCACAAACACataactttttctttagcagCCACTCTTGACTGTCGAACCATAACCTTTAGGAATCCGAGACGGACTACCTGGGACACCTACCAGGTAAACCTAAGGCGGAACCTAGAATCAATTCCGAAGATTATCAAGTCCGTAGAGAGCCTTGATCTAGCCGTGTCGGCTCTGACGCAAAGTATTATAGATGCCTATGAAACGAGCTGTCCACTAGAAACAAAGACCTCGAATCGAGAAGTACCGTGGTGGAACTCTAAGCTTGAAAACCTTAGAAAGAAAACCCGAATATTATTCAACAAGGCTAAAAACACCAAAAACTGGTCAGTTTACACAAAAGCCTTGACGGaatacaataaagaaataaggaGGGCCCGTAGAGCATCATGGAGGAAGCTATGTGAGGACGTCATGAGTACGACTCAAGGTGCAAGACTTCATAAAATGCTCTCGAAAACACGCCCGAACCAACTGGGACTTCTGAAAAGACCAGATGGGACCTTCACATCCGATGAGAAGGAAACCTTGGAACTTCTAGTCTCAACCCATTTCCCTGGAGCGCTCAATCTTGAGGTTGAAGAACTTAAGGCGAGTACACCATATAGAACTCGTAGGGAGGACTGGTGTATGTCCGCCAAAGTAATAAGACCGGCACAGGTGAAATGGGCAATTAAATCGTTCCAACCCTATAAAGCAAGTGGGGAGGATGGCATCCTTCCTATCTTCCTGCAGAAAGGAATTGACATTCTCCTTCCACATTTACTCAGGATCTACAGAGCGAGTTTTGCATGTGGACACATCCCAGAACAGTGGACTAAGGTCAAGGTACTGTTTATTCCAAAGACtggcagaaaggactactcaATTCCAAAATCCTTCAGACCAATCAGCCTTACCTCATCCTTATTGAAAGGTATGGAGAAGGTGATAGACAGGTACATCAGAGATAAGGTTTTACCTAATAACCCCATCCACCGTACTCAACATGCCTATTGTAGAGGTAGATCTACTGAAACCGCCCTATTACAAGTCGTAGACAGGGTAGAAAGGGCACTTGAGGACAAACAAATTGCGCTTTGCGCCTTCCTAGACATTGAAGGAGCTTTTGATAAAACACCCATAAAGGTCTTAGTTAAGGCTTTAGCCGATAAAATGACCGACTCTACCACGGTCAAATGGGTTGAGTCGATGCTCTCAAGTAGGATTGTTAGATTGAGGCTACATGGTGTCTCTCTTGATGTAATGACCACAAAAGGATGTCCAGAAGGAGGCGTCATTTCGCCTCTACTATGGACCCTTGTCATTGATGGGCTTCTCTATAAGATGGATGAACTTCGAATTGACACTCAAGGTTATGCTGATGACCTAGTGATAATGATTCGAGGCGACAGCCAAAGTACCATCTCGTACCTTATACAAAAAGCGCTTAACATAATATCCAAATGGTGCCAAGAAAATGAACTGGCGGTTAATGCTGACAAAACTGTCCTGGTTCCTTTCACAAGGAAGCGGAAGTTGGAAGGCCTCATATCTCCGCGACTGAATAATAGATCTATACCGTTTTCCGACAAGGTAAATTATCTGGGACTTACTTTAGACCAGAAACTTACCTGGAATAGTCAAGTGGACGGTATTGTGCAAAAGGCAAAATTTGCCTTAAGTAGTTGTAGTCGTCTTGTCGGCCAAAAATGGGGTCTAAAGCCCAACATGGCCCTTTGGCTGTACACAGTCATTGTAAGACCACTTATATCATATGGCTCTGTGGTCTGGTGCAGAAAAATTGCCAAAAAGACCGTTATTGCCAAATTAGGAAGCCTTCAAAGAACTGCATGCGCGATAACAACAGGAGCTATGACGTCCACGCCGGGAGCAGCCCTAAATGCACTTCTGAACCTGCCACCCCTAAACCTATATCTACAAAAGGAGGCGAGGGCCAGCATGCATAGAGTAATGACCCAGATGCGGACTAACTGGCTCTCCAACTCGCTGCGGCTATTTGAGCAATCCTTACTGAGAAGTCCTGTATTAGACATGGTGAGTGACGCCATGCTGCCGAAATTTGACTTCATCAGCAACTTTAGTATTGAATTCCCCACAAGAGAGGACTGGTTAAACAATCGAATTACTTGGAAAAAAGGGAGCCTTAAATGGTATACCGATGGATCCAAGTCGGGTTCTGACGTTGGCTGTGGAATCTTCGGAGAGTGCCCCAAATTTGGCAAATCTGTCAACTTGGGAAATCTTGCCTCCGTTTTCCAGTCTGAGGTATACGCCATAATAGAATGTGCGGACACCATCCTAAATAAAGGCTACGTCGGCAAGTGTATTTATATCCACACAGATAGTCAGGCGGCTCTGTCCGCTATAGATTCCAACAGATCAGTCTCAAAGCTTGTAGACAACTGCCGGACTATACTGAATACTCTGGGAGGAATGAACAGAGTTACACTTCGATGGGTTCCAGGACATGCAGGAATCGAAGGCAATAAATACGCCGACGAACTTGCAAGAATTGGCGCTAAAAGCACTCAATTTGGCCCTGAACCCTTCTGTGGTGTCCCAAggagtcttgttaaatcaacccttgatacatcatgttcacaagagtgcattaaactctggagcaacactccgggcttaacccattccaaaaccttAATCCAAGCCTTCAACAAAAAGGCTGCAAATGAGGCACTAGGGCTAAGTAGAGAAAACTTACGCATATTAACCAGGACAttaacggggcactgcagattaaacaaacacctctcaatcataggtctcagagattgcagagcgtgtagattctacagaatctacacgctctgcaatcgtAATCGGAATGTGtagcggggtttcatctgcactattacaatagtgcagatgaaaccccgctacacattctctctgaatgtggtcctttaatgcgtaaaagtagcatctctttgggaagtccaatccttcaaccatttgagatacgacagctcactgcaaaagacataataagattcatgaaaagaatcaatttttgcagtgagctatagtttaacagtggctatcacaatagatcacattggtcgcagtgtaacagggctgaaatgaactggatcaaagccactttacaaaccataaccataaccataataaccatcagctgaacatcctgctcgtctcgtcccttaatgtcataaatgaATCCACAGTTATTTGCGTTATTACACACAAAAACTGGAGCTCTATAGACGTACTATTCCTACTAGACGACACATCTGAGTAAACAACAGAAGAATTTAATTTCACACTCGGTGACTGTATTGTGATAAGGGTTGCCATGTTACATTACTTTGTCGTTACAGTAACGCGTGATTTGTTCGCTTAAAAGAGAAGGACTAATCGATTTGGGGATTCTGCAGGACCGATAAGAAATTGTTTTCGATTTCGATTGTCAATAACAATTCGGTATTgacaaatgtattatttaattatagtattatgttaaattattaaaacttttgtgagaTATTGTTAACTTATTTAGGAATACGTCTTTACTCacgcaattaattatttaatagcctgagggcggtcgcttcattcccaatctgtggtatcattaagaaagtcttaagttatagtaacttttaccacgTAAAGGTTTTTTGCAATTCTTTTGTAACACAAACGAGAACAATTGTAgcatttaatgtaaaaaaaagcttAACTTTCGGAGGTTGTTGCCTTAAAATTCAAATGTTCAGTCTTATtaacacaattaaataattcagCTTGAGACGTGATACTTATAATTGAAAAgttctttcaaatttttttgcaATAGGAAATTCTTTACAGATTAAAGATTAAGATtagaaaattcaaatttttaaacAGGATGAATACGCCGCAAAACTTAtcatatttaactttatttacttatatatttgcataaaaataataattaataaattaatatatacatacatacacacgtaGTCCATCATTCTATCAAATATGTTCTTACCTCTGCCCTCCCCGCTACCCCCCGCGGTTCAgttgtatattattttcattgtttacctgtgtactttatatattaataaagaagAAGAGAAGACACTAATTAAACCATTTGGGGCGTGTGCAACCagaaataatcataaatatccaaatgttttgaagtttctttagtgttaattccgccaatatttgtgttttaaacaattcgaca
The nucleotide sequence above comes from Leptidea sinapis chromosome 12, ilLepSina1.1, whole genome shotgun sequence. Encoded proteins:
- the LOC126967322 gene encoding uncharacterized protein LOC126967322 produces the protein MDELRIDTQGYADDLVIMIRGDSQSTISYLIQKALNIISKWCQENELAVNADKTVLVPFTRKRKLEGLISPRLNNRSIPFSDKVNYLGLTLDQKLTWNSQVDGIVQKAKFALSSCSRLVGQKWGLKPNMALWLYTVIVRPLISYGSVVWCRKIAKKTVIAKLGSLQRTACAITTGAMTSTPGAALNALLNLPPLNLYLQKEARASMHRVMTQMRTNWLSNSLRLFEQSLLRSPVLDMVSDAMLPKFDFISNFSIEFPTREDWLNNRITWKKGSLKWYTDGSKSGSDVGCGIFGECPKFGKSVNLGNLASVFQSEVYAIIECADTILNKGYVGKCIYIHTDSQAALSAIDSNRSVSKLVDNCRTILNTLGGMNRVTLRWVPGHAGIEGNKYADELARIGAKSTQFGPEPFCGVPRSLVNENENLRELTRTYENLQESSTTYEYSPPVGMAVSAKIHTCNKTDNN